The segment CGACGGCCGGTTCGGGGCGGGGCTTCAGGCCCCGCTGGTCGCTCCCGGCGGGTGGGAGGAGTGGAAACCCTGCATTTCTCCGAGCAACAGGACTCGGAAGGGTACCCAAAGGGGGTGAATCGGCTTCCACTGCCCGAGTTACTGCAGGAAACCTCTTCGCGGTGCCCCCAACCACCCACCAAGCAAGGGCGGCCAGGGGAGCGACGGGCCGCACAGGCCCCGATCGGAAGGTCAACTCATCGAGTCGGCAAGGTGTTTCTCATGCCACGGTCTGAATGGCGTCTGCCGGGACCTCGAAGACGAACTCGAATCCGTCCTGCTCGTTGCCCTTCTCGCCGACGCGCGTGAAACCGAAGCCGGCGATGGTGGCCAGGGAGGCCTTGTTGTCGGACTTGATGGTGGCCCGCACGGTCCTGACACCGGGTTCACCGGCGGCCCTGACGAGCAGCTCCCTCAGCATGGCCCGGGCATAGCCCTGGCGGCGGTACGCGACCGCGACGGTGTATCCGACCTCAAGCACCCCGGCCTCGCTCGGCGGTCCGTGGAACCCCGCGTCGCCGACGACGGTCCCGTCCGGCTCGGACACTGCGGCCCGCGCGATCCAGGGCGCGGCGGACGGGTCCTTGGCGATCTGGTCGGCGCGGTAGCCGAAGATGTAGCGCGACCGGTCGCTGACGAAGTACTCATCGAGGGCGACCCCGGCCTCGGCGCTGCCGCCGGCCAGGTCACCATCGGCGAGCGCGCGCAGCGTCTTCTCGCTGAGCTCGACGAAGCGGATGCGCTTGGGGATGGAGAGAAGTTCGTTGTTCATCGCGGAGATGCTCGCTCAGCGCTGGACGGCTGTCCATCGCATTACGGCGGTGCAGCAGGGAGGTTTCCTGCAGTAACTCGGGTAGTGGAGCCCGATTCACCCCCTTTCAGGGGCCACATCGGGGTCCTCGGCTCGGAGAAATGCAGGGTTTCCACTCCTCCCACCCACCGGGAGCGACCAGCGGGGCTTGAAGCCCCACCACGGCCTGCCGTCGGCCGCTGAGCCAAGCCCGACCGCCCCATCGCACGGCAGCGCACCCCCGACCGACCGGAAGGGCACCCACCCAGCCCCGCCGCGAACCGAGCCCCCACCCACCGGCCGTCAGACGCACGCAAACCCCGGACACTGCCCGGGGCTCTGCGTAGGCCTCGCCCCCCGGCCGCCCTCCGAGTGTGAAAAGGCGGCCTCCACCGCCGGGTCAAGGGTGGGCGCAGCCCATCGGCGAAGCCGACTTGCCCTTGACGCGGTGGTGGAGGCCGCCACACTCGGAAAGAGGGCGGCCGCACCCGCACCCTCCAGGAACGTCCACCCCAGACACCAAGAAACCCGGCCCACCCCGACACCCGACAAACCCGGCCCACCCCAGACACCCAACAAACCCGACCAACCCCCTACATCCTCCGCACCGCCTGCGCCTCGCCGCGCTCCACCGATGCCCGCCCGTGGGCGTGGACCAGGGCCAGGTGGAAGAGCGACGGAGCCAGCGGGGCCCAGCGGTGGCGGCGTTCCGGGGAAAGGAGGTGGCGGGTCACGTCCGCGGTGCGGAAGGGCACGTACTCGATCGTGTCGTGCTCCCATCGGTCCGCGACCCCCCGGCTCATCCGGGCGCTCAGGCCGTCGCCGGTGAGGTCGGCGAGGCGGGCGTAGAAGTGCGCGCTCCAGTGGCGCTTCTCGACGTCGAGGACGAACGCGAGGAGCGCCAGCGTGTACTCGTGCGGTTCCAGCGCCAGTTCCTCGCGCATCCCCCTCCGCGCCATGGCGTGCACGTCGGGGGCGTTGCGTCCGGCAGAGTCGATGTGGCGGGACAGTCCCTCGTTGACGGAGGAGTTCCAGAGGCCGGGCGCCATGCGGACGCGCTCACTGCGTCGGCTCACGACGAGCAGGTGGTCCGCGGTGACGACGGCGATGTTCGCCGCGAAGCTGCACTGGAGGAACGCCGGTGACGTGAGCGGCGCGTCCGGGTCGAGGTACCGGCCCCGCGGTGTGGTGCCGTCCGGGAGACGTCGGTCGAGCTGCTGTGCGGCGAGGAAGGTGTAGTAGTCGGTGGGCCTGAGCCTCAGGTGCACCTCGGACTGCTCGTCGAGGGCCGTACGGGAGATGTCGACGGATTCGACGGCGTACCGGGGCCCGTTCCAGATGGGGCGGCGTTCGCCCGCCTCGTCGGCCCTGACCTC is part of the Streptomyces sp. NBC_00250 genome and harbors:
- a CDS encoding GNAT family N-acetyltransferase: MNNELLSIPKRIRFVELSEKTLRALADGDLAGGSAEAGVALDEYFVSDRSRYIFGYRADQIAKDPSAAPWIARAAVSEPDGTVVGDAGFHGPPSEAGVLEVGYTVAVAYRRQGYARAMLRELLVRAAGEPGVRTVRATIKSDNKASLATIAGFGFTRVGEKGNEQDGFEFVFEVPADAIQTVA